TCCGCGAGCGGGCGCTGGTAGAGGACGACGCGCCGGCGGTACTCGGTGAGGGGCGGCTCCTCGCCGCGATCCGCGTAGTCGTCGAGCTCCTCGGGCGTGAGGTCGGGCCAGAGCGCGAGTCGGATCTCGACCGCGACGGGCAGCTCGCTCGAGTCGGCGATGAGCGTCGAGTCCCACTCGTCCACCCAGCCCCCGTCCGCGAGGAAGTGCAGCGAGAAGCGCGCGACGTCCTCGGCGACGGCGATCGTGCCCGGGTCGTCGCGGCGCGGGAAGGCGTGGTCCTCGGCGAGGAACGGGTTCACCCAGCGCATCAGCACGAAGCGCGGGACGTCGCCCGCGCCGAGCGCGTCGTCGGGCTCGAGGAAGTAGGCGTACGTCGCGAGCCCGGCCGCGCTCTTGCGCTGCTCGGGGTCGACCGCGAGCGCGTCGCTGCGGTGCGCGAGCGTCGTGAAGAGCAGGCGATCCGCGCCGTCCTGGCCCTGCCTTCCCTCGGCGATGAAGACCCATGGGTGCGTGAGCGGGTCGGCCTCGGGATCCTTCGACACGAGGAACGCCGACTCGACGTCGTTCGCGATGCGGTCGAGCACGGCGGTGGCGAGGCGGATCTCGCGCGTGCTCGCGACGGAGGCCTGCGAGCCGCGCGTCACGGTCATGAACATCGTCGTGATCATGCCGATCACGATCGCCGTCGTGAAGATCACGAACAGCGCCTCGAAGAGCGTGAAGCCGCTCGTGCGCCGCCGCATCAGCCCGCGTCCTCGTCGTCGCGCGCCGCGTCGCGGTCGCGGGTGGACTCGTCGCGACCGGTGGGGGCCGGGGCGCTCGCGCCCGCGCTCTCGAGCGACGCGAGGAGCGCCGGGTCGATCGCGAACGTCGTGCGCGCGGCGAGCGGCGGCGGCTCGATCGCGCCGGTCGCGAGTGCGTCCTCGACGTCCGTCACGCGCCGCACCTCGACGCGCACGCGCAGCAGGGCGGTCGCGGCGGCGGCCTTCGCGTCCTTCGGGAGCGCGTCGAGCGAGAGGTCGAGCGGTGGCGCGCTCGTGCCCTCGATCGCGCCGAGCGCCGCGAGCGCGTCGAACGGCTCGACGGCGACCCGCACGTCGTAGAGATCGCCGCCGAAGCCGTCGCCGTAGCGCGGCGCCGACTCGGCAGCGGGGGCGGTCGAGTCGTACGGCTGCGGCACGCCACCTGCGACGAGCGCCGCCTCCGCGTCGGCCAGCGCCTCGTCCGCGATCAGCGACGCCTCGAGCGACTCCTTGCTCTCGCGCTCTCTCGCGGTGCTGTCGCCGGCGAGCGTGACGAGGAAGAAGTACCAGATCGTGATGATGCCGATCGCCGCGACGACCTCGAGCATCGTGAAGCCGCGCGCGCGGGCGGCGGCGCCGCCCGGCCTAACGAGGCTCATCGTCGAGGATCCTCACGGAGTCGAGCAGCGGGCTCACGTCGAGCACGTAGCCCTGGATGCCTTCGCTCCCGAGCACGACCTGCGCCGGCGCGGTCGAGCCGTCCGCGGCGAAGACGATCTGGAACTCGCCGGTGTCGAACCAGCCCTCGTCCATCTGCACGCCCTCGAAGTACACGTCCTCGTCGAGGCGACGCGCGTCCCCGAAGTCGCCGGGCACGGGGCGGTAGCTCGGCAGGTCGCGGGTGGGCGGCGACATCGGGATGGGGCCGCGCAGGTCGAGGGGCGGAGGGGGCGGCGCATCCGGGTCCTCGTCGGCGTCGGTGACGAACCACTCGAGCTGGTACGTGCCCTCCTCGAGGCCGAGGCGCAGGCGGTGCGGCCTCGCCGTCATCACGGCGCGCTGGCGCGCGTACTCGAGGGAGCTCGCGACGGCGGTCGCGGCCTCGCGCAGGTCTCCCTGGCGCGTGAGCCCGAAGCTCGGCGCGATCAGCGACATCACGAGCGCGAGGATCGCGACGACCGCGACCATCTCGAGCAGCGTGAAGCCGTCGTGCGAGGCGCGGGCGCTGCGCGGGCCGTTCGTGCTCACCGCTCGCCGTGCTCCCCGCCCCGCGACGCTAGTTGCCCGCGGCGTCGTCTTCCCAGTTTCCGAAGTCGGCGTCGAGGTCGTCGCCGCCGGCCTGTCCGTCGGCCCCGAGCGACCAGATGTCGAAGCCGCGCGGGTTGTGCTGCCCGGGGCTCTCGTACTGGAACGGGTTGCTCCAGGTGTCGAGCAGCTTCTTGCGCTCCTTGACGTAGCCGTCGACCGGGTAGCGGCGCGGCTCCGGGGGCGTCGTGGGCGCGGTCACGAGCGCCTCGAGGCCCTGCTCGGTCGTCGGGTAGCGCCCGTTGTCGAGCCGGTAGAGCTCGAGCGACTGGACGAGCTGCGTCATCTGCGCCTCGGCGGCCGTCTTCCGCGCTTCGCCGACGCGCCCGAGGATCTGCGTTCCGATCAGTCCCATCAGGATCCCGATGATCGCGACGACGGCGACCATCTCGAGCAGCGTGAACCCGCGCGCGGCGGTGCGGGCAGGGCGGGTCGGGCGCGCCGCGGAGTCCGTCGGCGGAGGGGCGATCGTCGGTTCCATCGTCATGTCCGTTCCTTCGCGGCGGCCCGTCGCGGGCCGCGCCTAGCGCGTGACCGAGTTGGTGAGCTGCAGGAGCGGCTGCAGGGTAGCCAGGATGATGACGAGCACGATGCCCACCATCACGAGGATGAGCGCCGGCTCGAGCAGTGCGGTGAGCCGCGTGATCGTGTTCTCGACCTGCTCGTCGTAGGTGTCGGCGACGCGGCCGAGCATGCCCTCGAGCTCGCCGCTGTGCTCGCCGACCTCGATCATGGTCGTCACCATGGCCGGGAACTCGCCGCTCGCGCGCAGCGGCACGGCGAGCGGCGTGCCCTCGACGATGCTCGTGCGCGCCTGGTCGACGGCGCGCGCGATCACGGCGTTGTTGGCGACGTGCTTCGCGATGTCGAGCGACTTCACGATGCCGACGCCGCTCGCGAGCAGCGTCGAGAGCGTGCGCGTGAGACGCGCGATCGCGAGCACGCGCGTGAGCCTTCCGAGCACGGGGAGGCGCAGGCGGAAGCGGTCCCAGGCCTCGCGCCCGCGCTCGGTGCGGCGGAAGGCGCGCAGGCCGAGGAGCCCTGCGGCCAGGGCGAGCGCGAGCGCCCACCACCAGCCGCGCAGGAACGCGGAGGTGCCGAGGATGATGCGCGTCGGCAGCGGCAGCGCCTGGTTCATGTCGGCCAGCAGGCTCGTGATCTGCGGCAGCACGAAGGTGACGAGCGCGCCGATCACGAGCACCGAGAAGCCCAGCATGATGGCCGGGTAGAGCATGATCGACAGCACCTTGTTGGACAGCCGCAGCTGGTCCTCCTGGTAGTCGGCGACGCGCGCGAGCACGGTGCCGAGCGCGCCGCTCGCCTCGCCGGCGCGCACCATGCTGACGTAGAGGTTGTCGAACTGCCGCGTGGCGGTGAGGGCGTCGGCGAGCGACGAGCCCTCGTTCACGCGCTCGCGGACCTGCGCGAAGGTCGACCGCAGCTTCGCGTGTTCGACCTGCTGGACGAGCGCGCCGAGCGACTCGACGAGCGGGATGCCGGCCAGCACGAGCGTCGACAGCTGGCGCGTCGCGATCGCGTTCTCCATCGGCGGGATGCGGCCCACCGAGACGAGCGAGAGGGCGCGCGCGAGGCGCGACTCCTCGGCGTCGGACTCCTCGCGCGCGGCGCCGCGCGCGCCCTCGGTGGCCTCGACGAGCTCCGTCAGGATCACGCCCTGCGAGCGCATCTTGGCGCGGGCGGCGCGCGCGCTGTCCGCCGTGACGGAGCCCTTGGCCGACTTGCCGTCGGCGTGGACGCCCTTGTACGCGTAGATCGCCACGTCACCCCTGCCACGTCCGCGCGCGAGCGCGTCAGATCTGCGCGACCGCGCCTTCCTCCTCGGTCGCGCGCAGCACTTCGGCGATGGACGTGATGCCGCGCAGGACCTTGCGCGCGCCGTCGCCGCGGAGGGTGCCCATGCCCTTCGACACCGCCTTGTGCTTGATCGTCTTCGAGTCGACGTTCTTCGTGACCATGTCGCGGATCTCGTCGTCGATCAGCATCAGCTCGAAGATGCCGAGCCGGCCGCGGTAGCCCGAGTAGCTGCAGGTCGCGCAGCCGACGGGCCGGAACAGCTTCACGGGGCGGCCGGGGTGGCGGACGCCGATCTCGCTCAGCTCCTCGGGCGTCGCCTCGTACGCCTCCTTGCACTCGTTGCACAGCACGCGCACGAGACGCTGCGCGAGCGCGCCGACGAGCGACGACCCGACGAGGAACGGCTCGACTCCCATGTCGACGAGGCGCGTGATCGCGCTGGCCGCGTCGTTCGTGTGCAGCGTCGACAGCACGAGGTGGCCGGTGAGCGACGCCTGGATCGCGATCTCGGCGGTCTCGAGGTCGCGGATCTCGCCGACGAGCACGACGTTCGGGTCCTGGCGGAGCACCGAGCGCAGCCCGGCCGCGAACGTGAGGCCGATCTTCGGGTTGACCTCGATCTGTCCGACGCCCGGCTGCTGGATCTCGACCGGGTCCTCGATCGTGATGATGTTCTTGTCGGTGTCGTTGATCTTCGCGAGCGCCGCGTGCAGCGTCGTCGTCTTGCCCGAGCCGGTGGGGCCGGTGACGAGGAAGATGCCGTTCGGCCGCTTGACGATGCGCTCGATCGCCTGGAGCTGGTGCTGCGCGAACCCGATCTTCTCGAGGTCGAGGAGCTCCTGCGTGTCGGGCAGGAGGCGCAGCACGAGACGCTCGCCGTAGGTGACGGGCACGGTCGACAGGCGGACGTCGTAGCCGCGCCCCGCGATCTTGAGCCGGATGCGGCCGTCCTGCGGCAGCCGCTTCTCCGCGATGTCGAGCGAGCCCATGATCTTGATGCGCGACGCGATGCTCGCCTGCAGCGCGCGCGGGAGCGGCTTCATCGGCTCGTAGAGCACGTCGTCGATGCGGAAGCGCACGCGGATCTCGCGCTCGAACGGCTCGATGTGGATGTCGCTCGCGCGCTCCTTCACCGCGTGCTGGAGCATCGAGTTCACGAGCCGGATGATGGGCGCGTCGTCCGTCGCCTCGAGCAGGTCGGTCGGCTCGTTCGAGATCTCGCCCGCGAGCGCGTCGAGGTCGTCCTCGGCCTCCTCGGCGAGCTGGTCGGTGGCGCTCGGGCCGCGGTCGTAGACGGTGTTGATCGCGTCGACGATCACGCGTTCGGGGGCCAGCTCGACGTCGATCTCGGCGCCGTCGAACAGCATGCGGAGGTCGTCGAGCGGCGCAGTGTCGAGCGGGCTCGCGGCGACGACGCGGATCGCATCGACCGCGCTCGGCCCCGCGCCCGTGCTGCGGCCGATCGGGAGCAGCTTGTGCTGCTTCGCGAATCCGATCGGGACGTGCTGCAGCAGGGTGTCGTCGATCTCGTCCGGCGCGAGCGACGTGCGCAGCGGGAGCCCGAGCTGCTCGGAGAACGCGACGAGCAGCTCGTCCGCGCTCACCATCCCTTCCTCGATCAGGACGTCGGCGAGACGTTCGCCCGTCTCGGCCTGCAGACGGCGCGCCTCGGCGAGCTGATCGGCGTCGAGCCGCGTCGTGCGCAGCAGGACGTCGCCGAGGTCGAGTCGGCCCGCGCGCGCGCCCGGCGCGCCGTCGAGCGCGGTGGGCGCCTGGCTCACGGCGCGTCCTCCCGCAGCGGGTCGCGCGCGCCGTCGGGCGGAAGGATCTCGACGCTCGCATCGAGTCCGAGCCCGCCGCGCAGGAGCGCGCTCGCCGTCTGTGCGGCGTCGAGCGACGGGTAGGGGCCCACGCGCAGCTCGAAGACCAGCGCGCCGTTCGCCTCGCTCGTCACGAGCGCGGCGTCGTGGCCGGCATCGACGACGCGCGCGAGCGCGTCGGTCGCCGCGCCCTCGTCCGTGAAGACTCCCGCGCGCACGGCGTAGCGCTGCGAGGTCTGTGCGATGGAGAGGTTCCCGGCGGCGAGCCCCGTCGACCTCTCGAGCTCCTGCATGCGTTCGAGCGGGTAGCGCGTGCGGTGGCTGCGCACGGTGGCGAGCACGGGGTTCTGGCCGCGCGCCATCGCGAGGTCGATGCCGCTCTCCTCGGCGCGCGCGCGGTCGTCCTTCTCGAGCGCGAGCGGCGGGCCGGCCGCCTCGCCGAACTGCTCGCGCTTGCGGATCGTCGCGCGCTCGAGGTCCTCGCGCGAGCGGATGATGTGGGGCGTCAGGAAGACGAGCAGGTTCTGCTTCGTCTTCTGCGTCGACGTCGTCTTGAACGCCCAGCCGAGGAACGGGATGTCGCCGAGGAAGGGGATCTTCGTCGTCTCGTCCTTGGTGTTGTCGCTCAGGAGCCCGCCGATCACGACCGTCTCGCCGTTCGAGACGACGAGCGTGTTCTCGATGCGCGTGTTGGTGAGGGCGGGGCCCGAGTCCTCGGTGAGCGCTGCGGATGCACTCAGTCCCGTGTTCACGTCCGAGAGCTCCTGGAAGAGCTTGAGGCGGAGCGTGTCGCCCTCGCTGATCTGCGGCGTGACGCGCAGCGTGACGCCGATGTCCTGGCGCTCGACGTTGACCGACGTCGACAGGTTGTTGCCGCCCGTCGCGCCCTCGAGCCGGCTCGTGACGATCGGGATGTTGTTGCCGATCCGGATCTCCGCCTCCTCGTTGTCGGACGTGAGGATGTGCGGGGCGGAGATGACGTTCGTCGTGCCGTCGCTCGCCGCGGCGTGGAGGATCGCCTGGATCTTCGTGTTGCCGGACGTGCCGACCGCGTTGACGGCGAGCGGGCCGCCGGTGACGGCGCCCGCCATTCCGTCGATGGCCCCCGCGGTCACGTCGTTCGTCACCTGCTTCAGGTCGACGTTCCATTTGTTGCTCATGGCCTCGACGAGCGCGTTGAGACCGAGCTCGAGGCCGTCGCTGACGTCGACCTCCATGATGAGCGCCTCGACGAGCACCTGCGGGCGCTGGACGTCGAGCTGCTCGATCACCTTGACGAGCGTCTCGTAGCCCTCGCGGCTCGCCTGGATGACGAGCGAGTTCGTCCCCGGATCGGCCGTGACCGTGATGCCCTCCGCGAGCTCGGTCACGACCGAGCGCAGCGCCGGGTTGCCCGCGCCCGGCGCGCCGGCCGCCCCGGTGGCGCCGGGCGTCGACGTGTTGCTCTGCCCGGAGAGCAGCGAGTTCAGGGTCTGCGCGAGCTCCTCGGCGTCGGCGTGGCGCAGGTAGTAGACGTGGATGGTGCCCGCCCCCGAGACGCGCACGTCGAGCTTCTCGACGAGCTCGCGGACGTCCTGGATCTGCTGGCGCGGCGCGAGCACGATGAGCGAGTTCGTGCGCGTGTCGGGCAGGATGCGGACGCGGATGCCCGGCGCGAGCTGCGGGTTCGCCTGCTCCGCGCCGCGGTTCACCGCGCGGCGCGTCGATCGCCGCACGCTGCCGGCGACGGCGCTCACCTCGGCGCCGTAGATCTCGGAGATCTGGTCGCCGAGCGTCGTCGCGTCGGCGTACTCGATCGGGATGACCGCGAGCTCCTCGCGGTAGGACGAGATGTCGATCGACCCGAGGATGTCGAGCAGGCGGCGGATGTTCGACGACGAGTCGGTGAGGATCAGCGTGTTCGTCGGCGCGTAGGCGATCAGCGCGGCGTCCTTCGAGACGAGCGGCTTCAGCGTGTTCGAGATCTCGGTCGCGTCGATGTAGCGGAGCGGGATGAGGCGCGTGACGAAGTGGTCGCGGTTCGGGCTCGGCTCGCCCTCGCGCACCGTCTCGATGCTCGACTCCTTCACCTCGCGCACCGGAACGACCTTGATCACGCCGCCGGGCCCGGGCACGGTCGAGAAGCCCTTCACCTGCAGCACGGATTCGAAGACCGCGTAGGCCTGGTCGACCGTGACCTGCGTCGGCGAGACGATCGTGACGCGGCCGCGGACGCGATCGTCGTAGATGAAGTTCTTGTTCGTGAGCTTGGCGATCGCCTCGATCACCGCGGCGAGCTCGACGTCGTCGAAGTCGAGCTGGACGAGCTTCGCCCCGTTGTCCTCGACCGTCTCGCGCGCGGGCGGCGTGCGCTGCGCGCCGGCCGAAGGCGCGATCGCGGCGAGCGCGAGCAACACTGCCGCGATCGCGAAGGCGAGGTGGGGACGCGCGCCGGCGAGCGCGCGAACATCGGTCTGGCGAGTGCGCATCATCCCTCGTCGTCGCCCGACAGCATTCCCTCGAGCTCGCTCGTCCCGACGTGGAGCGTGCTGCCGTCCTGCTTCACGATGTCGAACTCTTCGGCCTGCGTGAACTCGGACAGCAGGCGCGAGCTGGCCTGGGGGCTGTCGATCGCGATCCCGTTGAGCGACGTGATGACGTCGCCGCTGCGGATGCCGATCTTGTCGTAGAGGCTGCCCGGCTTCACCTGGTTGAGCTGGACGCCCACCATCTTTCCCTCTTCCCACTTCGGGATGATCCGGGCCTGCGAGTACAGGGCCGCCGTCGTGCGCGCGCCGACCTCCTCCTGGAGCTCGGCGAGGCGTTCGGCCATCGAGTCGCTCGGGGGGGCGGCCTGCGCCCGGGTGCGTGCGGCCACGCGCCGGCCCCGGCGCTGCGGAGCGGCGGCCACCTTCGCGCCGTCGGGCTCGTCCTCCTTGAGGAGCAGCTTCTCGAGCTTGTCGGGGCCGCGCAGATACACGACGCCGCGGTCGATGCGATCGACCGTGTACGACGGGTGCGCGGCGATCGCGTCGCCGACGTAGACGACCTGGTGCTTGCGGGTGCCGAGGTCCTGGATCGCGGCGCTCGAGACCGAGGCGTCCTCGCCCGCGACCGTGCCCAGCAGCTCGAGCGGGAGCTTCGTCTCGACGGCCTCGAGCGTCGCCGTGTCGGGGGTGGGGACGGCCTCTCCCGCGATCTGGGCGCCGAAGAGGTTGCGGGCGAGGATCACCTGCGTGTCCGCCCGGGAGACGTCGCCCGCGACGGGAAGGGCTCGCCCGACGGTGGCTTCGGCGCGCTCGGGCAGGAGGACCTCCGCGAGGATCGCGACGGCGATGCGAGCCGCCAGGAAGCAGCCGAGCGTGAAGAGAGCCGCGTTCGCGGCTCGGATGGCCCATCGGCGCATCGCCCGTCCCTCTACCGACCGAGACCCGGCGACGCCCCACCGAGACCCGCGGACTCCCGCGGCCGCCGAGGCCCCCTCGGCGCGCCGGACCCTCGGCTCGGCTCGCCGCTTCGCGCCGCGCGGTGCGACCCGGGGCGACGGGGGGCCGCACTATACCCCGCGCGTCGGCGCGATCCAAGCAAAGCGTCGCGATTCCGAAGGGTTAGTCGCCGAGCCACGAGTCCCTTGCGGCGGAGCCTATCGGCGAACGCCGACTCGGGCTTGTGGACCCCGTCACACGCGCGCGCGTTCCGGCGCGTCCGCCCGCGCGACCGGCCCGCGCGCGGCCGCGGATCGTCGACGCGCGTTCGCGCGAGTTCGCGCGTCGGCGTTGACAGCGCGGAGCATGGCGCGAGGGTTGCGCCGCTTTTCGGCCCGGACCTCATCGGACAGGGACGTTCGGCGTGAACCCGGTGCCGCGCGAGAGGCGCGGCATCCACAGGATCGGGCGCGACGCGGCGCCACGAGGAGACGCGACAGATGGCAGCGAGCGGCAAGGTGATCGGGATCGACCTCGGCACGACGAACTCGGTCGTCGCCGTGGTCGAGGGCGGCCAGCCCACCGTGATCGCGAACGAGGAGGGCGGCCGCACGACGCCGTCCGTCGTGGGCTTCACCGACGACGGCGAGCGCCTCGTCGGCGCGATCGCGAAGCGACAGGCCGTCACCAACCCCACGCGCACCGTCTACTCCATCAAGCGGTTCATGGGGCGGCGTCTCGACGAAGTTCCCGAGGAGACGCGGCTCGTTCCCTATCAGGTGATCGACAAGAACGGCGCCGCCGCGGTGCAGGTCGACGGGAAGACGTACACGCCCCCCGAGATCTCCGCGATGGTGCTCGCCAAGCTCAAGGCGGCCGCGGAGGCGTACCTGGGCACCGAGGTCACCGCGGCGGTCATCACCGTTCCCGCCTACTTCAACGACGCGCAGCGCCAGGCCACGAAGGACGCCGGCAAGATCGCCGGCCTCGACGTCAAGCGGATCATCAACGAGCCGACGGCCGCCGCGCTCGCGTACGGGCTCGACAAGGAGAAGGACGAGAAGATCGCCGTGTACGACTTCGGCGGCGGCACGTTC
This genomic interval from Myxococcota bacterium contains the following:
- the gspD gene encoding type II secretion system secretin GspD; amino-acid sequence: MMRTRQTDVRALAGARPHLAFAIAAVLLALAAIAPSAGAQRTPPARETVEDNGAKLVQLDFDDVELAAVIEAIAKLTNKNFIYDDRVRGRVTIVSPTQVTVDQAYAVFESVLQVKGFSTVPGPGGVIKVVPVREVKESSIETVREGEPSPNRDHFVTRLIPLRYIDATEISNTLKPLVSKDAALIAYAPTNTLILTDSSSNIRRLLDILGSIDISSYREELAVIPIEYADATTLGDQISEIYGAEVSAVAGSVRRSTRRAVNRGAEQANPQLAPGIRVRILPDTRTNSLIVLAPRQQIQDVRELVEKLDVRVSGAGTIHVYYLRHADAEELAQTLNSLLSGQSNTSTPGATGAAGAPGAGNPALRSVVTELAEGITVTADPGTNSLVIQASREGYETLVKVIEQLDVQRPQVLVEALIMEVDVSDGLELGLNALVEAMSNKWNVDLKQVTNDVTAGAIDGMAGAVTGGPLAVNAVGTSGNTKIQAILHAAASDGTTNVISAPHILTSDNEEAEIRIGNNIPIVTSRLEGATGGNNLSTSVNVERQDIGVTLRVTPQISEGDTLRLKLFQELSDVNTGLSASAALTEDSGPALTNTRIENTLVVSNGETVVIGGLLSDNTKDETTKIPFLGDIPFLGWAFKTTSTQKTKQNLLVFLTPHIIRSREDLERATIRKREQFGEAAGPPLALEKDDRARAEESGIDLAMARGQNPVLATVRSHRTRYPLERMQELERSTGLAAGNLSIAQTSQRYAVRAGVFTDEGAATDALARVVDAGHDAALVTSEANGALVFELRVGPYPSLDAAQTASALLRGGLGLDASVEILPPDGARDPLREDAP
- a CDS encoding type II secretion system protein N, whose protein sequence is MRRWAIRAANAALFTLGCFLAARIAVAILAEVLLPERAEATVGRALPVAGDVSRADTQVILARNLFGAQIAGEAVPTPDTATLEAVETKLPLELLGTVAGEDASVSSAAIQDLGTRKHQVVYVGDAIAAHPSYTVDRIDRGVVYLRGPDKLEKLLLKEDEPDGAKVAAAPQRRGRRVAARTRAQAAPPSDSMAERLAELQEEVGARTTAALYSQARIIPKWEEGKMVGVQLNQVKPGSLYDKIGIRSGDVITSLNGIAIDSPQASSRLLSEFTQAEEFDIVKQDGSTLHVGTSELEGMLSGDDEG
- the gspG gene encoding type II secretion system major pseudopilin GspG, producing MEPTIAPPPTDSAARPTRPARTAARGFTLLEMVAVVAIIGILMGLIGTQILGRVGEARKTAAEAQMTQLVQSLELYRLDNGRYPTTEQGLEALVTAPTTPPEPRRYPVDGYVKERKKLLDTWSNPFQYESPGQHNPRGFDIWSLGADGQAGGDDLDADFGNWEDDAAGN
- a CDS encoding prepilin-type N-terminal cleavage/methylation domain-containing protein, producing the protein MSTNGPRSARASHDGFTLLEMVAVVAILALVMSLIAPSFGLTRQGDLREAATAVASSLEYARQRAVMTARPHRLRLGLEEGTYQLEWFVTDADEDPDAPPPPPLDLRGPIPMSPPTRDLPSYRPVPGDFGDARRLDEDVYFEGVQMDEGWFDTGEFQIVFAADGSTAPAQVVLGSEGIQGYVLDVSPLLDSVRILDDEPR
- the gspF gene encoding type II secretion system inner membrane protein GspF is translated as MAIYAYKGVHADGKSAKGSVTADSARAARAKMRSQGVILTELVEATEGARGAAREESDAEESRLARALSLVSVGRIPPMENAIATRQLSTLVLAGIPLVESLGALVQQVEHAKLRSTFAQVRERVNEGSSLADALTATRQFDNLYVSMVRAGEASGALGTVLARVADYQEDQLRLSNKVLSIMLYPAIMLGFSVLVIGALVTFVLPQITSLLADMNQALPLPTRIILGTSAFLRGWWWALALALAAGLLGLRAFRRTERGREAWDRFRLRLPVLGRLTRVLAIARLTRTLSTLLASGVGIVKSLDIAKHVANNAVIARAVDQARTSIVEGTPLAVPLRASGEFPAMVTTMIEVGEHSGELEGMLGRVADTYDEQVENTITRLTALLEPALILVMVGIVLVIILATLQPLLQLTNSVTR
- the gspE gene encoding type II secretion system ATPase GspE, whose product is MSQAPTALDGAPGARAGRLDLGDVLLRTTRLDADQLAEARRLQAETGERLADVLIEEGMVSADELLVAFSEQLGLPLRTSLAPDEIDDTLLQHVPIGFAKQHKLLPIGRSTGAGPSAVDAIRVVAASPLDTAPLDDLRMLFDGAEIDVELAPERVIVDAINTVYDRGPSATDQLAEEAEDDLDALAGEISNEPTDLLEATDDAPIIRLVNSMLQHAVKERASDIHIEPFEREIRVRFRIDDVLYEPMKPLPRALQASIASRIKIMGSLDIAEKRLPQDGRIRLKIAGRGYDVRLSTVPVTYGERLVLRLLPDTQELLDLEKIGFAQHQLQAIERIVKRPNGIFLVTGPTGSGKTTTLHAALAKINDTDKNIITIEDPVEIQQPGVGQIEVNPKIGLTFAAGLRSVLRQDPNVVLVGEIRDLETAEIAIQASLTGHLVLSTLHTNDAASAITRLVDMGVEPFLVGSSLVGALAQRLVRVLCNECKEAYEATPEELSEIGVRHPGRPVKLFRPVGCATCSYSGYRGRLGIFELMLIDDEIRDMVTKNVDSKTIKHKAVSKGMGTLRGDGARKVLRGITSIAEVLRATEEEGAVAQI